From a region of the Rhinopithecus roxellana isolate Shanxi Qingling chromosome 8, ASM756505v1, whole genome shotgun sequence genome:
- the LOC104674021 gene encoding small proline-rich protein 2D-like yields MSYQQQQCKQPCQPPPVCPTPKCPKPCPPLKCPEPCPPPKCPEPCPPQQCQQKYPPVTPSPPCQPKCPPKSK; encoded by the coding sequence ATGTCTTATCAACAGCAGCAGTGCAAGCAGCCCTGCCAGCCACCTCCTGTGTGCCCCACGCCAAAGTGCCCAAAGCCATGTCCACCCCTGAAGTGCCCTGAGCCCTGCCCACCACCAAAGTGTCCAGagccctgcccacctcagcagTGCCAGCAGAAATATCCTCCGGTGAcaccttccccaccctgccagcCAAAGTGTCCACCCAAGAGCAAGTAA
- the SPRR2G gene encoding small proline-rich protein 2G, with protein MSYQQQQCKQPCQPPPVCPTPKCPEPCPPPKCPEPYLPPPCPPEHCPPPPCQDKCPPVQPYPPCQQKYPPRGK; from the coding sequence ATGTCTTACCAGCAGCAGCAGTGCAAGCAGCCCTGCCAGCCACCTCCTGTGTGCCCCACACCAAAGTGCCCAGAGCCTTGTCCACCTCCGAAGTGCCCTGAGCCTTACCTGCCTCCTCCTTGTCCACCTGAGCATTGCCCACCTCCACCATGCCAGGATAAATGCCCTCCTGTGCAACCATACCCACCCTGCCAGCAGAAGTATCCACCCAGGGGCAAGTAA
- the LOC104674022 gene encoding histone H3.3: MARTKQTARKSTGGKAPRKQLATKAARKSAPSTGGVKKPHRYRPGTVALREIRRYQKSTELLIRKLPFQRLVREIAQDFKTDLRFQSAAIGALQEASEAYLVGLFEDTNLCAIHAKRVTIMPKDIQLARRIRGERA; encoded by the coding sequence ATGGCTCGTACAAAGCAGACTGCCCGCAAATCGACCGGTGGTAAAGCACCCAGGAAGCAACTGGCTACAAAAGCCGCTCGCAAGAGTGCGCCCTCTACTGGAGGGGTGAAGAAACCTCATCGCTACAGGCCTGGTACTGTGGCGCTTCGTGAAATTAGACGTTATCAGAAGTCCACTGAACTTCTGATTCGCAAACTTCCCTTCCAGCGTCTGGTGCGAGAAATTGCTCAGGACTTTAAAACAGATCTGCGCTTCCAGAGCGCAGCTATCGGTGCTTTGCAGGAGGCAAGTGAGGCCTATCTGGTTGGCCTTTTTGAAGACACCAACCTGTGTGCTATCCATGCCAAACGTGTAACAATTATGCCAAAAGACATCCAGCTAGCACGCCGCATACGTGGAGAACGTGCTTAA